DNA sequence from the Syntrophobacterales bacterium genome:
TGAATCCTTTATCAACACTCTCGTTGCCGGTTATTTCGATCTTGACAATCTTCTCTGTTTCCTGGGGCTTGGCAAACTCCTCCCGTATCCAGGTCTCCGGGGGCTTTATAATCTCCTCCTCCATTACCGCGTCCTTTGCCAATCCGGCCACAGGTAATATCACCGAGAGAAGACATAAAAATATTATCAAGCTTTTCATCGTGCAGCTTGGGAAAGTCATACCTTCACTACGCTTCCGTCAAAATTTCCACAATTAGCAAAACTAACAAAAAAACATCTCATTGTAAAGTAAAAAGACAGGCGGTCGACTTACCCACGCATCCTCGTCAATACGGTTCACGACTGTTTGCCTGGAACCAACTTCCACAACCATTACCAAATTTCTAATCTCTATAATTGACCTCCATGGATACGTTCGCTCCTAGGGTAATAGACCATATGGCCCTCAAAACAATTGCTACGCGCATGGTGGTGTCATTTTTCCTTAGAATAAACGGGAGCAAAGCCAATAACAAGAGATTTCCGAATCAGGTGTTCGTCAAGCTCTCCCATCCGGTTACCTATTCGTCTGCTATACCGTTGAAATGATTGATATCTCTGGTCTCTTTATACAAAAAACATGATCTGTTTCAGTATCGGGCACATTGCCGATCAATGTAGCTGCGTCGGTAATTGTGACGGTCCCGGAGATCACCGCACCGAGGCATATCTCGACGTAATATTTGGATCAACGTCAACTGCGGCTAACAAACAATGGCAAAGAGGGCAAGAAGACTGATCTTACTGAGGCTGACCTGTGTGGCGTCAAGCTGATCAATGCCGTAATTCACGCCCACTATTACCTTCTCTTCATTCAACATAAACTCAACAGCCAACACCGATCAGTTTTCCCGCTAAACCAGTTAGACATATCGGTATCGTTGTACAAGCTTCATTGTCAATACCGGGTGTACTTTTGGAAACACGGCAGCTTCGCTCCTGTTTCTAAAACGGTCCGCCGTTAAATCGCAAGATAGGTCTTCCTAACATAGTCATCTCTGATAAGATCTTCGCTATTTCCCTCCCGAACGATCTTTCCATGCTCAAGAACGTATGTTCTTTCTGTAATTGTAAGGGTATGGTTCACATTCTGCTCCACAAGCAGAATGGTTACCCCCCTTTCATGGATCATCTTTATTACATCAAATATCTGGAGTACGATGGATGGTTGAAGCCCAAACGACGGCTCATCAAGGACAATCAGTCTGGGATTGCTCATGAGCGCCCTTCCGATACAAAGCATCTGTCTCTCCCCGCCGCTCAACGTCTTCGCCTGCTGCTTAAGCCTCTCCTTCAGGCGAGGAAACATTACGAAGATCTCTTCCAATGTCTCGTCAGTATGATTTTTCCTTATATAACCACCGAGATAGAGGTTGTCATAGACGGACATGTCCGGGAATACCTTCGCGCCCTCTGGCACTATAGCTATACCTTGCCCTATGATCTTTTCGGTCCTCATGGATGTTAGGTCAGCGCCGTTGAAAAATATGCCGGAAGCTGGTCCTCTCCTGGATACTTTGACGAGGCCCAGGATCGAATTGAGGAGGGTTGATTTCCCCGCACTATTAGGACCGATAATGGAGACAAGCTCACCCTCCCTTATCTTTGCGTTAATGTCGAAGAGGACCTGAACATCGCCATAAAATGCATCTATATGTCTTACTGAGAGCATATTCTCTCCCCAAGGTATGCAGTGATAACCTTCTCGTCGCTACATACTTCATAGGGGGTTCCCTCCGCTATCTTTTCCCCATAATTGAGCACAATCGTTCTGCCGCATACACCCATTATCGCCTTCATTATGTGTTCAACAATGACTAGGGTCTTGCCTCTTCTTTTCAATTCACGGACGATATCCATACCTTCCTCAAGCTCCATTGGGTTGAGGCCCGCGAGATTTTCATCCATAAGGATCACTTCCGCCCCGGTTCCAAGGGCACGTGCAAGTTCCAGTTTTCTTCTTTTCGGGAGAGATATAGCGGCAGAGTGCATATCTTTCACATCGCTGATCCCCAGAAACTCCATGATCTCATCCGCCTTCTTTTTGGATTCTTTTTTATTAAGACCCTGCCCAAACATAAGGGCCACCATAATATTTTCTTTCACAGTCAAAGCAAGAAAAGGGTGAACTATCTGGGATGTCTTCGTGATTCCCATCCTGCAGATATCGTGGGGTAAAAGGTGTTTTATGCTTCGACCCCTGAACGTTATATCCCCGCCGTCTGACTTATAGATACCTACGATGACGTTGAACAGGGTGGTCTTGCCTGCCCCGTTAGGTCCAATGATTCCGAGAATCTCATTCTCTTCAACATTGAAGGTCACGTTGTTCAAAGCTTTTAATGCCCCAAATGTTTTACACAAAACCCTTATCGACAGAATACTGCTGCTCATTTCCTAACCCTTTTTAGAGAAATAAGCCCTGTAATCCCTCTCGGCAGAAATATAACAATGAACAAAATTATGAATCCAAGAATCAGAAGATATGTGTAAAGAAACCTAGCGCCGATTACCTCATTGGCGATACTCAGCATGGTTGCCCCGAGTACGGGACCGAAGACAGTCCCCGTCCCGCCGAGGAGTGCCATGACGATCATCTGTATGGTGTGGATCACGCTGAATACATCGTTAGGACTGATATAGGTCAGCCAGTACGCATTGATCCCTCCCAGAACCCCGATCATCGCAGACGTAAGGGCGTATACCAACACCTTACAACGCTGCGTATCAATGCCAGCTAGTTCAGCCGAATCCTCAGCCTCTTTGATAGCTTTGAGGGCATACCCAAATTTATGCCCGTTAATAATGTAGACGGTGAGAACAATGAGGAACGCTGTCGCCAGAAACGTGTAATAGAAGAAAGGCTCGCCATGGGCGATAGGCAAAGTGATCCCATGGCTTCCCTCAAAGAGGGTCATTTTAAACGTTCTGTCAGACTCAAGAACAATCTGTTTTGCCGCTTCCGCAAAAGCCAGGGTGGCGATCCCAAAGTAAGCTCCCCGGAGTTTCATGGTATATCTTCCAATAAAAAGGGCAATGGCTCCAGAGAGAATACCTCCCGTGAACACCGCAGGAAAGAAATCGACTCCCCCTCTAGCCATAAGAAGGGCAGTGGCGTAGTTTCCTATGCCGAAATAGCCAACAGCGCCAAAATCGATATACCCTGTAAAACCCGAGGTGAGATTCCAAGCAGAAGCGAGACCTACCCACAGAAATATCATGGAAAGGACTCTGTAATAGTATCCCTCTAACTGAAGCAATGGGAACAGGGCCAACAGAAAGGCTATGGCGGGCCAGACATACGCCTTTGGTTTCATTCTACAATCCCCTTCCCCATAATACCGCGCGGCTTAAGGATAAGTATGATAAAAAGAAGAATAAAGGTAACCGCCACCGAAAGGCCGGAATTGAGGTATGTGGCGGTAAGCGACTGGATCACTCCGAGAAGTATCCCTCCCACAAGAGCCCCGGGGATATACCCCATGCCACCAAGGACTACCACGCAAAACGCGATAATCGTGTACGGCAACCCCATCTGCGGGTAGATAACAAAGTATGTGGACAGGAGCCCCCCCGCCATACCGGTAATTGCCGCCCCCACAGCAAACGTCAGGGCATACACTGCCTTGACATCAATCCCGACAAGCCTGGCCATCTCTTTATCTTGGCTTGCAGCCCTTATCGCCTTGCCGTATCTTGTCTTCTCAAGAAAAAGATACATACCGAAAGTCGTTAGAATTGCGATAACAAAGGTAACGAAACGCGCAATCGGAACCGTTATGGGTCCAAGGGAAAATCCCGTACCCGAATACTCTGTAGTCACGGTCCTGAAATCAGCGCTCCAGAGCAGAAGTGCGAGATTGGCAAGGATCAGGTGCACTCCGAAGGTGCATATGTAGGAGATCATGGGAGGGGACTCAACCACCCTATTGATAAGTATTCGCTGGATGACGTACCCCATAGCTCCTACCGAGATCATTGATAGCGGGAGACTCAGGAACGGATCAATGCCATAAAGCGTAAAAACCCAGTAGGCATTGAAGGCACCGATCATAATGAGTTCACCATGGAAAATGTTCACAATGTTCATTACGCCGAATATGAGGGAAAAACCGCTGCTGTATACGGCGTACACACCTCCCATGAGGAGTCCGTTAATCAGCGCCTGAACAAAAAGCGTCATGCGCTACTTTCTTTCCTTCCACGGTTTCGCAGGATAGACCGGTGGCTTCTCCTGAGCCTCCTTTGGAAAGACCGTGGCCAATCTTCCGCTCTGCACCTGGACGGCCACAGGGGGATGCTCGACGTTGGCCCCGTCAGGACCGAATTTAATCTTGCCATATACGGTCGAAACATCCATTTTATGGAGCTCCTCCATTAACTTTACCCTATCCGCTGCCCCGAGAGGAGGCGTAAAGCCAAGCTTTTCGATGGCCCATTGCTGAACAAGGGCTCCTCCGATAGAGGCGACCTCGACATAGTCAGGATATCGGTTGAATCTCTTGAAATATTTCTCGTTCAATTCCTTTGCCGTCCCGAACACCGCATCTTTATACAGCAAGTTGGGGGCCCATTCCGCAGCCGCCACCACATATTCCGCGTCTTTACCGAGGGATTTTATGAAATCTGGAACTGTAGGCCCGTAGCTGAACGCCACCATTTTAGGCGTGAAATCGACCTCTTTCAGCGCTTTCATAACATTGAGCGCGACTTTGAGATGAGACCCAACGAGGAGTATGTCGGGGTTCTTCTGTTTCACTTTGAAAAGCAATGAATTGTAGTCGTCCAAACTTAGAGGAAAGAGCTCATAATAGACTACGTCTACGCCCTTCGCCTTACAGTATTGCTTGAACCCTTCCGCCGCAAGGGAAGTGAACAGGATATCGGAACCGATAATGGCCGCCGTCTTCGGTCTGGGATTCAGAATATCCACGATCTCGACACAGCCTCGCACTTCCTCGGTTGCCTTTCCTAGGGTCGAAAAATAATATTTGAAGTTCCTTTCAAAAAGCTTGTTCGAGCTAGCACCCCCACTGATCATGGGGTACTTGTACTTCTCGGAAATGACGCTGGCCGCGAACACCGAATCACTCCCAAACCCTCCGAGGATAAGATCGACTTTTTCAAGGGTGGCAAGTCTCTCCACCAATTTGGCGCTCTCGGCTTTATCGCTCTTATCGTCAAAAAACAGAAGCTCGACAGGATATTTCTTTCCTTTGACGGTAATACCCCCCTTGGCATTTATAGTTTCAGCCCAGTAAGTATACGCATCCTTCACAAGATTCCCATCCCTTCCAAAAACCCCCGTCAGAGGAATAGCGCATCCGATCTTGAATTTCGCCTGCTGCGCAAAGCCGGATGCTGGCACAAGGAGAGCCATGACCAAACCAATCAACGCGATCTTCCAATATCTCATAACCGACCTCCTTTGTTTTTTTATCACAATCGTCCCTTGCCGTCCACTTATACCCATCTCAACATAGCAATCTCTTCATCGAGAAATAATTTTATAGAATCCATTCTCGACTTGTCATTTTCGAAGAAGGAATCCTTTTTCGATCTAAACCATAAGAGCGCATATAGCCGGAAGAAACCTACATTCACACTCACATTGCCAGCCCCATACTCACGTATGCATTCTGGACTGCTTTTCCGCCATCTGCTGCAAGACAGGCAGAGTGGCCGAGTTAGTCCCGTTTTTCTCTCCTGTCAAGCAGGAGTCTGGCTCCGGCCAGCAGTCCCGTAGCATGACAACGATATGGTTCTTGCCGTTGCCGTTTAGCGACGGCCTCTTGCCATGCCTGTCATACAATTCAAAAAACTCCTTTAACTATACGTCTGTTACCTTGCCTTGTAGTCCCATCCCCTGCCTCCTTTATATGCTATCTGCCGTTTGGCTCATGATAACCATTCCTGATTCTTGCCGATCCCCGCAAGCTGGCAGTATATCTGTATCACCTCATCTTCGTCGAGGTTATCTGCGTTTCTAAGCTGATCCTCGTTTATGCCAAAAATATCACATAGTTTTTTGATATTAATTGTGCTTGGGGTCATACGATCCCTTTCCAATGCGGTCACTTTGGCTTACCTGACTTGTGGGCTACCCGGTATACCCAGCCTTTCCTCAGGCTAGGCCTGAGATATGCTCAACATCTTAATCTTTTGCCGTTTGGATACCTGTCTACCATCATTTCATTTTGTCATGCCATATTCTCCATTAGCTGATCCTGGGATCAACGGATCTATTAAGGTCACACGCCGGATAGCCCATTTAAGTATATATCTGATGATGGCAGCAGGCTACAAACATCTATGATCACACCGCTTGTGCAGGTACAATAGATCACATCTTTGTCAGGACCCCTTGCCCTCGCGCTGACCCGATAAACCTCACGCCCTTCGCCCTGAGGCCGGACAGCATCACTCTGTTCAATTTCCGTTCTGCTTTATATGAAGACAGTTTGCTGCACGCAAGACATAGGAAACAAAGAAGATACATGTGCCCAGGGATAGACTTCCCTGCTCTCATCTATTATTCTATGGTACAATCGTCCTCGCAACTTTTCATAATGCCAGGCAAAGGTACCTTGAATCCAAGCTTTGTCCTGTCTCTGAACAGAAGATGGCTCCATCCTATTTCCCGTCGATAGACAGCTTCAGTCTTCCGTAATTGTTTCTCATTTCCGGCAGAAACGCCATCGTGTCCTCCTTGAAACAATTAAAATGTAGGCGCAATTACTCAGATCATCACCATAACCGTATCTTAAGTTGCCGATGTTGACCCAGTTATGTGAAATCTGGGAGGAAAAGCATAAACTCTCGTTCTGCTGCACTTTGTACACCCTATCATTTCAAGATCATCTAAAACCAACCGCAGTACAAAGTCAAACCCCTCACTTTCGTGGGAATCAATACATGGGAACCTCCCATGTGCAGAAGGGCTGCATTTCTTTGTTCGTTATGTTCTTTGCCAGGGACTGAATATGCGCATCACACCGCTTAAGACGGGATGTCTATCCGGTCTTTCATATTTGTCGTAACATCGTCATGCGTGGATCCAGTACCCTAGCGATTTTTTTTTGAGCATGGAGATGGACGGGTCTGCCTTGCCCCGTTCCAGTTGAGAGATAATGGAAGGTGCACTTTCCACCAGATCGGAAAGTTGCCTGATATTCAGATTCTTTCCTACCCTCAGCTGCCTGATTCTCTGTCCGATATCCATAGCTAAAGACTGTCTCTTTTAAATACTTTTTAAATTATTAAGTAACAGCTAATTCTTGTCAAGAGAAAAACGGTGAAACACAAAACGATTAGGCGCCATGCAGTATAACGCGCAAAAAGATAAGATAGTTGGAAAAATGAGGACTCTCATTCAGAAAGAGGGGGGGCGAAAGCGAGAAGTTACTCAGGTATGTTCACTCCTGATCTCAACTCAATCAAGGTGACCTCCGGGGGAGACATGAACCGTATCGGAGGACCCCATATGCCTGTTCCCCGGCTTACATACAGCCGTGAGTTTCCACCCAAGTCATAATAGCCCGCAGTAAAAGGAAAGACCATCCTAACTATATAATAGAATGGATAAATTTGCCCTTTATGGGTATGGCCTGAAAGCTGAAGGTCAAACAAACCAAGGGCGCTTTTGTCGATCACCGGCCTGTGTTTGAGTAATAAAGTAAACCGGTCGCGGTCGAGTCCTCCGAGAAGCCTTTTCTCCTCCACGGTCTCATATTGATGGAAATGTATTCCCGTAATATCGTCGACACCAGCCACATTGATTGCCCCTTCTATCGTTACTGCGTCACCCCTCAGGACCTTGAAGCCCGACTCCAGCGCAAATGAGATGAAGTTGGAAATTCCGGCATAAAATTCGTGATTACCCGTAATGGCGAACTTCCCAAATCGAGGCTCCACTTCCATGAATAAACGGGCCAGGCTATTCATAGAATCCGTCTGACCATCAAACAGGTCGCCCGTCGAGACGAGCATATCGGGTTTTGCCTTCTTAATCTCATAAATTATCTTTCGGAGCCTCTCCTCTCGTACTATGAGACCCAAATGTACATCGGAAATCTGGACAATTCTCAAAGAATTCATCCCTCTCGGGAGTTTGTCGGTATGTATCACAATTCGTTCCGTCTTTATACACTCAGCCTCGAAAAACCCATAGCAAGCAATGGACATAGCGCACAACACCGCGATGTAAAAGTAGAGCCTGAAAGCCCCGGTAATAGGCGACAGATCTTTTCCGGCAGTCAAACCGATCAGATAAACCACCAGCCTCCATATATCGAAAAGAACAGAAGCGCAGAAAAAAAGAAAGAACAACCCAAACCAGAAGTAACCCACATAAGCCATGACAATGGCAAATTTATCTAGGCCCACCTTTTCCGACATCCGGACTATAATAGGGGCAAAGAGCATGGTGATTATAAAGAAAGTAAGAAGTATAGTGGACAGCGGACCGAAACCAAAGGCACACCGGGCCTTCATGATAGCGTAAAAATGCATGCTCCCGTAAATAAGAAAAAAGGCAACAAGGAAAAATCTCATTGACTTTGACGGACTACTTTACGTACCATCCTCCCGTTCCTTGATTCAGAAGGCCTGAAGCAACGGACAGTTCCACTCCCCGCCTGAGAACAGGTTGACGGTATTGATGATGAGAGAGAAGACGCCACCATCACAACATCATGGTAATTTTCGTCGTCTCGCCGACATCGCGCGGAACAAAATCTCCCGATGCGATACTTTTTTCAACGAAAATTTGCATAAGTTTACTCTGCCGGTCAGAGACCAAGAAACGGGGCCGCATGATACGCGCCTATTCCAGCCATCAGGGAGAGACAAAACATAAATATAATGGAAAAAACAAACCATCTCCAATTCTCCATCTCATGTCTCATGACGGTAATGGTAGGTGCGCATGGTATAAAAATCATCAGCATAACAAGAAATGCCAACGCCGACGGACGGGTAATCACCGTGGGCAGCACCGATCTCAGTCCTTGCTCTCCCACGTTGTAGAGCACTCCAAGGATCGCTATGGAATTTTCCTTGGCTACGATACTCGACAGCAGGGCTACGATCATCCTCCAGTCAAGACCCATGGGAGCGCCAAGGAAGTCAATCTTGTGTCCGATCCAAGCCAGAACGCTCGTTTCTATTTTTCCGCCCGGTACGTTGGACAGTACCCATATGGCAACAGAAAAAACCATGATAACGGAGCCTGCTTTGCGGATAAACGCCATAGTTCTGCTCCACACCACCAGACCGATGGTTTTCAGATCAGGTCTGTGGTAGAGTGGCAATTCCATAATGAAAGGCACGGGCTCTCCTTTCAGAAACAATCTGCTAATGATCATGCCCGCAACACCTAGGGCAACGATGTTGAGTGCCACAAGGGACCACGATACTACAAGAGCTTTTCTTCCGAAGACGGCAGCGGCAATAAAGGTCATTGCGGCAAGGCGGCCGGTGCAGGGCACGAAAGGGGTAAGGAATATGGTAAGAAGCCTCGCCTTCCGCGACTCCACGATGCGTGCGCCCATTACGGACGGCACATTGCACCCAAACCCAAGACACATGGGCAGGAAGCTTTTTCCGTGGAGTCCTACAATGTGCATGAACCGGTCCATCACAAAAGCAGCGCGGGCCATATAACCCACATTTTCAAGGAAGGCCATGGCAGCAAAGAATATGACGAGCAGTGGGATGAATGTGAGAATAGACCCAACACCACCTACTACTCCGTTAACAAGCAGTCTCATCAGCCATTGAGGGGCAAAGAAAAAATACGTGTCGACCCATTGGCCAAACGTGCCGATAAGATACTCCAACCATTTCTGGGCGGGAAATCCCAGTTCAAAAGTAAGCGCAAAAATAATGCCGAGTATACCCAAGAGGGCGGGAATGCCGATGACGGGGCGGGTAAGAAGGTGATCTATGCGATCCGTTATCAGGACCTGCCCCATCTTGAATCTCGATATGGCAGCGCGCGTTACTTCCTCTATCCAGTCATAGCGACCCCCGACTACAGCTCTCATTGCATCCTCGTGTTTGATCAGAAGGGCGTTGATCTCACTCCATATGCTCACAGGGACTATTTCCTCTATGAGTTGAGAAATCTCCTGGTCACCCTCCATCAATTTTGTTGCCACCCACACGTTCGTAAGAGGGGCCGAAACATACTCTTGGACGAGCCGGATCAGCGTGTGATAAATGGCTCTGTGATCTTCCGATACATCGGGCATTTTAGGATTACAGGAAAGCTCCCCTTTTGCAAGCCTGATCGCCTCCGCGATCAGTTCTTTTATGCCTCTGTTTTTAGTGGCTACCAATTGCACAACGGGCACGCCTATGGCTTTCTCAAGCGCTTTGATATCTATGTGAATCCCCTGCCCCTCGGCCACGTCGGTCATGTTAACTGCCACAATTACGGGAGGACCAAGAAGGAGCAGTTCAGAAAGCAGATACAGACTCCGCTCCAAGGCTGAAGCGTTTACAAGGAGAATTGTCGCATCAGGATGCTCATTGATAATGAAGTCTCTAGCCACTCTCTCCTCTTCGGAGAAAGCGCTCAAGCTGTAAGTTCCGGGAAGATCGACGATCTTAATTTCATATTCGTCTGTTATATATACCCCTTCTTTTCTCTCGACCGTCTTGCCTGGCCAATTACCGATGTGCTGAGAAAGTCCGGTAAGCACGTTGAAGACCGTCGATTTCCCTACATTAGGCTGACCCGCTAGAGCTATAAGGAACGTTTCCCTGCCCGCAAGTTCCGTTGTTCTATCTTCAAGAGGGGTGGCTCTGATAACCAGGATTTGCTCGCCCTGTCCCCTTCCCAGCGCTACTCTCGTGTCCGAAGCAAACACTATGATAAGCCGTCCGCTGTTCCGGAGCACTCTTATTTTAGCCCCGGGCACTATACCCATGGCAGCAAACCTGCTCATGAGGCTTTTGCCGCCCGAAAGGTGGTAGACTATACCTTCATCCCCTTCTGCAAGGTCGGTTATCGGTAATGGTCCTTCATCCATTATTCTTCATCAAGCCTTTTTGAGTATTGAATACATGCAAGCCGAGTCAGGGAAGCACGGCACAATGTTAATTATTACTATGTCTCATGGGCGAGTGTCAATTGGAACCCTTCGGCCGGTACCGACAATTACCGCTTCTAGGAAGAATCGGTCCCGCCGTGACAGCTCAGGTTCAATCTGGAGCGACAAGATTCTCGCCGGCGCGATATGCATCGGCCAGCGCAGTGGGATGGTCAAGAATGGCGCCTTTCGCGTCGATACCGAGATAGCTTAGCGTCCGGTGTTCCGGGACGCTGATGGTCCTGAAAAACGCACTCGTAGTTGCCTCACTGCACTCCACACCGACTTCCTTCTTCATGCCTCCGGCGAGAAGCAGTAATCCTTTTCTTCCATGGCTTCCACGAGG
Encoded proteins:
- a CDS encoding ABC transporter ATP-binding protein translates to MLSVRHIDAFYGDVQVLFDINAKIREGELVSIIGPNSAGKSTLLNSILGLVKVSRRGPASGIFFNGADLTSMRTEKIIGQGIAIVPEGAKVFPDMSVYDNLYLGGYIRKNHTDETLEEIFVMFPRLKERLKQQAKTLSGGERQMLCIGRALMSNPRLIVLDEPSFGLQPSIVLQIFDVIKMIHERGVTILLVEQNVNHTLTITERTYVLEHGKIVREGNSEDLIRDDYVRKTYLAI
- a CDS encoding ABC transporter ATP-binding protein; amino-acid sequence: MSSSILSIRVLCKTFGALKALNNVTFNVEENEILGIIGPNGAGKTTLFNVIVGIYKSDGGDITFRGRSIKHLLPHDICRMGITKTSQIVHPFLALTVKENIMVALMFGQGLNKKESKKKADEIMEFLGISDVKDMHSAAISLPKRRKLELARALGTGAEVILMDENLAGLNPMELEEGMDIVRELKRRGKTLVIVEHIMKAIMGVCGRTIVLNYGEKIAEGTPYEVCSDEKVITAYLGERICSQ
- a CDS encoding branched-chain amino acid ABC transporter permease, whose product is MKPKAYVWPAIAFLLALFPLLQLEGYYYRVLSMIFLWVGLASAWNLTSGFTGYIDFGAVGYFGIGNYATALLMARGGVDFFPAVFTGGILSGAIALFIGRYTMKLRGAYFGIATLAFAEAAKQIVLESDRTFKMTLFEGSHGITLPIAHGEPFFYYTFLATAFLIVLTVYIINGHKFGYALKAIKEAEDSAELAGIDTQRCKVLVYALTSAMIGVLGGINAYWLTYISPNDVFSVIHTIQMIVMALLGGTGTVFGPVLGATMLSIANEVIGARFLYTYLLILGFIILFIVIFLPRGITGLISLKRVRK
- a CDS encoding branched-chain amino acid ABC transporter permease yields the protein MTLFVQALINGLLMGGVYAVYSSGFSLIFGVMNIVNIFHGELIMIGAFNAYWVFTLYGIDPFLSLPLSMISVGAMGYVIQRILINRVVESPPMISYICTFGVHLILANLALLLWSADFRTVTTEYSGTGFSLGPITVPIARFVTFVIAILTTFGMYLFLEKTRYGKAIRAASQDKEMARLVGIDVKAVYALTFAVGAAITGMAGGLLSTYFVIYPQMGLPYTIIAFCVVVLGGMGYIPGALVGGILLGVIQSLTATYLNSGLSVAVTFILLFIILILKPRGIMGKGIVE
- a CDS encoding amino acid ABC transporter substrate-binding protein yields the protein MRYWKIALIGLVMALLVPASGFAQQAKFKIGCAIPLTGVFGRDGNLVKDAYTYWAETINAKGGITVKGKKYPVELLFFDDKSDKAESAKLVERLATLEKVDLILGGFGSDSVFAASVISEKYKYPMISGGASSNKLFERNFKYYFSTLGKATEEVRGCVEIVDILNPRPKTAAIIGSDILFTSLAAEGFKQYCKAKGVDVVYYELFPLSLDDYNSLLFKVKQKNPDILLVGSHLKVALNVMKALKEVDFTPKMVAFSYGPTVPDFIKSLGKDAEYVVAAAEWAPNLLYKDAVFGTAKELNEKYFKRFNRYPDYVEVASIGGALVQQWAIEKLGFTPPLGAADRVKLMEELHKMDVSTVYGKIKFGPDGANVEHPPVAVQVQSGRLATVFPKEAQEKPPVYPAKPWKERK
- a CDS encoding helix-turn-helix domain-containing protein, whose product is MDIGQRIRQLRVGKNLNIRQLSDLVESAPSIISQLERGKADPSISMLKKKSLGYWIHA
- a CDS encoding metallophosphoesterase, with the protein product MRFFLVAFFLIYGSMHFYAIMKARCAFGFGPLSTILLTFFIITMLFAPIIVRMSEKVGLDKFAIVMAYVGYFWFGLFFLFFCASVLFDIWRLVVYLIGLTAGKDLSPITGAFRLYFYIAVLCAMSIACYGFFEAECIKTERIVIHTDKLPRGMNSLRIVQISDVHLGLIVREERLRKIIYEIKKAKPDMLVSTGDLFDGQTDSMNSLARLFMEVEPRFGKFAITGNHEFYAGISNFISFALESGFKVLRGDAVTIEGAINVAGVDDITGIHFHQYETVEEKRLLGGLDRDRFTLLLKHRPVIDKSALGLFDLQLSGHTHKGQIYPFYYIVRMVFPFTAGYYDLGGNSRLYVSRGTGIWGPPIRFMSPPEVTLIELRSGVNIPE
- the feoB gene encoding ferrous iron transport protein B, translated to MDEGPLPITDLAEGDEGIVYHLSGGKSLMSRFAAMGIVPGAKIRVLRNSGRLIIVFASDTRVALGRGQGEQILVIRATPLEDRTTELAGRETFLIALAGQPNVGKSTVFNVLTGLSQHIGNWPGKTVERKEGVYITDEYEIKIVDLPGTYSLSAFSEEERVARDFIINEHPDATILLVNASALERSLYLLSELLLLGPPVIVAVNMTDVAEGQGIHIDIKALEKAIGVPVVQLVATKNRGIKELIAEAIRLAKGELSCNPKMPDVSEDHRAIYHTLIRLVQEYVSAPLTNVWVATKLMEGDQEISQLIEEIVPVSIWSEINALLIKHEDAMRAVVGGRYDWIEEVTRAAISRFKMGQVLITDRIDHLLTRPVIGIPALLGILGIIFALTFELGFPAQKWLEYLIGTFGQWVDTYFFFAPQWLMRLLVNGVVGGVGSILTFIPLLVIFFAAMAFLENVGYMARAAFVMDRFMHIVGLHGKSFLPMCLGFGCNVPSVMGARIVESRKARLLTIFLTPFVPCTGRLAAMTFIAAAVFGRKALVVSWSLVALNIVALGVAGMIISRLFLKGEPVPFIMELPLYHRPDLKTIGLVVWSRTMAFIRKAGSVIMVFSVAIWVLSNVPGGKIETSVLAWIGHKIDFLGAPMGLDWRMIVALLSSIVAKENSIAILGVLYNVGEQGLRSVLPTVITRPSALAFLVMLMIFIPCAPTITVMRHEMENWRWFVFSIIFMFCLSLMAGIGAYHAAPFLGL